The Musa acuminata AAA Group cultivar baxijiao chromosome BXJ1-3, Cavendish_Baxijiao_AAA, whole genome shotgun sequence genome window below encodes:
- the LOC135621834 gene encoding F-box protein PP2-A13-like: MGNGNSSAAGLERPSGRTGLGDLPESCVAGILLRLDPPEICRLARLCHTFRAAASSDVVWEAKLPGNYMYLLGKALGEDNSDGQKLSKKQIFALLCRRNPFNGAYMEFCLEKSRCLICMSISSKAMSITGIDDRRYWNFIPTAESRFHMVAYLHQIWWLEVRGEVEFCFPEGIYSLFFRLHLGRAIRRLGRRVCSPEHIHGWDKKPVRFQLSTSDGQLAQSKCYLDEPGSWLHYHVGDFAIRSSSAPIKIKFSMIQIDCTHTKGGLCVDSVSIWPKGFRPAIASYHLF, from the exons ATGGGGAACGGGAACTCGAGCGCCGCGGGGCTGGAGAGGCCAAGCGGCCGGACGGGGCTCGGGGACCTGCCGGAGAGCTGCGTGGCGGGGATCCTGCTACGGCTTGACCCGCCGGAAATCTGCCGGCTGGCTCGGCTTTGTCACACCTTCCGGGCTGCGGCGTCTTCTGACGTCGTCTGGGAGGCGAAGTTGCCCGGGAATTATATGTATTTGTTGGGGAAGGCGTTGGGCGAGGATAATTCCGACGGGCAAAAGCTTAGCAAGAAGCAGATCTTTGCACTGCTTTGTCGTCGCAATCCCTTTAATGGGGCATACATG GAATTTTGCCTGGAGAAAAGCCGATGTTTGATTTGTATGTCGATTTCTTCAAAGGCAATGTCAATCACGGGGATTGACGATAGGAGATACTGGAACTTTATACCTACTGCTGAATCTAG GTTTCACATGGTTGCATACCTTCATCAAATATGGTGGCTTGAGGTACGTGGGGAAGTAGAATTCTGCTTTCCAGAAGGTATATACAGCCTATTTTTTCGACTTCATTTAGGTAGAGCCATTAGACGACTTGGCCGCCGCGTCTGTAGCCCTGAGCACATACATGGATGGGACAAGAAGCCAGTAAGATTTCAACTATCAACGTCGGATGGTCAACTTGCTCAATCCAAGTGTTATCTAGACGAACCAGGAAGTTGGCTCCATTACCACGTAGGAGATTTTGCTATCAGGAGCTCCAGCGCACCAATCAAAATTAAGTTCTCAATGATACAGATCGACTGCACACACACAAAAGGGGGCCTCTGCGTTGACTCTGTTTCCATTTGGCCCAAAGGCTTTAGGCCAGCAATTGCATCCTATCATCTCTTTTAG